Proteins found in one Lagopus muta isolate bLagMut1 chromosome 18, bLagMut1 primary, whole genome shotgun sequence genomic segment:
- the GRIN2C gene encoding glutamate receptor ionotropic, NMDA 2C isoform X1: MWHWETAPCTPKGAELEGTGLRSSPPHIQPPREESPPFAGVTQCWGGAWGSVPKWMGVKGCVHPRRDTAVDMGRAPAHTLLLSLVLGCSAAFTDVLLPGPAEPVVNVAVVFGGTSYPLHIRSRLSPQSFLDMPLEIHPITVVVNNTNPSTLLTHICDVLASHKIHGIVFEDNVGTEAVAQILDFISSQTQVPIISISGGSAVVLSPKEPSSAFLQLGVSIEQQIQVIFKVLEEYDWSSFAVITSLYPGYNIFLELIRSFTDASYFGWELQDVLTFEMSQERSSSRTQRLLRQLDAQVLLVYCSRDEAEFLFEMAGQAGLVGPGYIWIVPSLTVGNMELPPTSFPVGLISVVTESWKLSLRQKVRDGVAIIAMGAASFFRAHGFLPDVGRDCRAPAAAANASFYRHLLNVTWEHRDFSFNEGGYLVRPTMVVISLNQHRLWEMVGKWEHGIIHMKYPVWPRYGSFLQPVVDNRHLTVATLEERPFVIVENTDPSTGVCVRNTVPCRKQTNASARTLTHFSRRGLSSDGLADPYTKLCCKGFCIDILKKLAKTVKFSYDLYLVTNGKHGKIVRGVWNGMIGEVYYKRADMAIGSLTINEERSEIVDFSVPFVETGISVMVARSNGTVSPSAFLEPYSPAVWVMMFVMCLTVVAVTVFVFEYFSPVGYNQNLTSGKRPGGPTFTIGKSVWLLWALVFNNSVPIENPKGTTSKIMVLIWAFFAVIFLASYTANLAAFMIQEQYIDTVSGLSDRKFQRPQEQYPPFRFGTVPNGSTERNIRSNYPDMHTHMVKYNQRSVEDALTSLKMGKLDAFIYDAAVLNYMAGKDEGCKLVTIGSGKVFATTGYGIALQKDSRWKRAIDLALLQFLGDGETQKLETVWLSGICQNEKNEVMSSKLDIDNMAGVFYMLLVAMGLSLLVFAWEHLVYWKLRHSVPKSHKFDFLLAISRGIYSCFSGVQTLGSPGRAPTPDVTASSAQANVLKMLQAAKDMVSTASVGGSLEHATRTIEDWSSRSEHLQTTFSLRTPQLVVQNSTGTHRGPSCGPPHPERLHRVYVPKGPPRGLPLPIPVDSREERWRGPSERTARVLHPVKLQGGGAADRALPGPFPHLPAKAAPDGDFEEHALMGNHIGAPTPPGKLPPPDIYREHRRADRPPTAPLLCGDGAGTASRPLPASEARREAGNASLPLACARGSFPKAARTCRAAAEREQPSRRASADRASRERGEKRRGAGLRRCGARPPAARGDVPDLFPEAEAAHGCGPRCPEAAGRLAGPGRAPRSPLARLPSYREACRQKPRGTACAPYACADSFAHPPLCLGRSSREHPEVPGGSRGPGRWDGAHRDWGRRGEPGWPRAVGAEWLAARGVTSPCAGGSWRRVSSLESEV, from the exons ATGTGGCACTGGGAGACAGCACCCTGTACTCCCAAAGGGGCTGAGCTGGAGGGCACAGGCCTACGGTcatccccaccccacatccaGCCTCCAAGGGAGGAGAGTCCCCCTTTCGCTGGGGTCACCCAGTGCTGGGGTGGTGCGTGGGGCAGTGTCCCCAAATGGATGGGTGTGAAGGGCTGTGTCCATCCTCGCAGGGACACGGCGGTGGACATGGGCAGAGCGCCGGCGCACACTCTGCTGCTGTCGTTGGTGCTGGGCTGCTCGGCTGCCTTCACCGATGTGCTGCTGCCCGGCCCTGCAGAGCCAGTGGTCAACGTGGCCGTGGTGTTTGGGGGCACGTCCTACCCGCTGCACATCCGCTCCCGCCTGAGTCCCCAGAGCTTCCTGGACATGCCCCTGGAGATCCACCCCATCACCGTTGTTGTCAACAACACCAACCCCAGCACCCTCCTCACCCACATCTGCGACGTGCTGGCCAGCCACAAGATCCACGGCATTGTCTTCGAGGACAACGTTGGCACGGAAGCAGTGGCCCAGATCCTTGACTTCATCTCCTCTCAGACCCAGGTCCCCATCATCAGCATCAGCGGGGGCTCTGCGGTGGTCCTCAGCCCCAAG GAGCCCAGCtcagccttcctgcagctgggcGTCTCCATTGAGCAGCAGATCCAGGTGATCTTCAAGGTGCTGGAGGAATACGACTGGAGCTCCTTTGCCGTCATCACCAGCCTCTACCCGGGCTACAACATCTTCCTGGAGCTCATTCGCTCCTTCACTGATGCCAGCTACTtcggctgggagctgcaggacgTGCTCACCTTCGAGATGAGCCAGGAGCGGAGCAGCTCCAGGACGCAGCGGCTCCTGCGGCAGCTTGATGCCCAGGTGCTCCTGGTCTACTGCTCACGGGACGAGGCTGAGTTCCTCTTTGAGATGGCTGGACAAGCCGGGCTGGTGGGGCCGGGCTACATCTGGATCGTGCCCAGCCTCACGGTGGGCAACATGGAGCTGCCGCCCACCTCCTTCCCCGTCGGCCTCATCAGCGTGGTGACAGAGAGCTGGAAGCTGAGTCTGCGGCAGAAGGTGCGGGACGGGGTGGCCATCATTGCCAtgggggcagccagcttctTCCGAGCCCACGGCTTCCTCCCGGATGTGGGACGGGACTGTCGGGCGCCCGCTGCTGCTGCCAACGCCAGCTTCTACCG GCACCTCCTCAACGTGACGTGGGAGCACAGGGACTTCTCCTTCAACGAGGGCGGTTACCTGGTCAGGCCCACCATGGTGGTGATCTCGCTCAACCAACACCGGCTCTGGGAGATG GTGGGGAAGTGGGAGCACGGCATCATCCACATGAAGTACCCGGTGTGGCCCCGCTACggctccttcctgcagcccgTGGTGGACAACCGGCACCTGACGGTGGCCACGCTGGAGGAGCGGCCCTTCGTCATCGTGGAGAACACCGACCCCAGCACCGGCGTCTGCGTGCGCAACACCGTGCCCTGCCGCAAACAGACCAATGCCTCGGCCAG AACCCTGACCCATTTTTCTCGGCGCGGTCTCAGCAGTGATGGCCTCGCAGACCCCTACACCAAGCTGTGCTGCAAAGGCTTCTGCATCGACATCCTGAAGAAGTTGGCCAAGACGGTGAAGTTCTCCTACGACCTCTACCTGGTGACCAATGGCAAGCACGGCAAGATCGTGCGCGGGGTGTGGAACGGCATGATTGGTGAG GTGTATTACAAGCGTGCAGACATGGCCATCGGATCCCTCACCATCAATGAGGAGCGCTCCGAGATCGTGGACTTCTCTGTGCCCTTCGTGGAGACTGGAATCAGTGTGATGGTGGCCAGGAGCAACGGCACTGTCTCACCCTCTGCCTTCCTGG AGCCCTACAGCCCAGCCGTGTGGGTGATGATGTTTGTGATGTGTCTGACCGTGGTGGCCGTCACTGTCTTTGTGTTCGAGTATTTCAGCCCTGTTGGTTACAACCAGAACCTCACCAGTGGCAAAA GGCCGGGCGGTCCCACCTTCACCATCGGCAAGTCGGTGTGGCTGCTGTGGGCTCTGGTCTTCAACAATTCCGTGCCCATCGAGAACCCCAAGGGCACCACCAGCAAGATCATGGTGCTCATCTGGGCCTTCTTCGCCGTCATCTTCCTCGCCAGCTACACCGCCAACCTGGCGGCCTTTATGATCCAGGAGCAGTACATCGACACCGTGTCAGGGCTGAGCGACAGGAAG TTCCAGAGGCCACAGGAGCAATACCCCCCGTTCCGCTTCGGCACCGTCCCCAACGGCAGCACCGAGAGGAACATCCGCAGCAACTACCCCGACATGCACACCCACATGGTGAAGTACAACCAGCGCTCTGTGGAGGATGCCCTCACCAGCCTCAAGATGGG GAAGCTGGATGCCTTCATCTACGATGCGGCGGTGCTCAACTACATGGCGGGCAAAGACGAGGGCTGCAAGCTGGTGACCATTGGCAGCGGGAAGGTGTTTGCCACCACGGGCTACGGCATCGCCCTGCAGAAGGACTCACGCTGGAAGCGGGCCATTGACCTGGCCCTGCTGCAATTCCTGGGAGATG GTGAGACCCAAAAGCTGGAGACGGTGTGGCTGTCGGGGATCTGTCAGAACGAGAAGAACGAAGTGATGAGCAGCAAGCTGGATATTGACAACATGGCTGGAGTCTTCTACATGCTGCTGGTGGCCATGGGGCTCAGCCTGCTGGTCTTCGCCTGGGAGCACCTCGTCTACTGGAAGCTGCGGCACAGCGTTCCCAAGTCCCACAAGTTCGACTTCCTCCTGGCCATCAGCAGG GGCATTTACAGCTGCTTCAGCGGGGTGCAGACCCTGGGCAGCCCCGGGCGGGCGCCCACGCCCGACGTGACGGCGAGCTCAGCCCAAGCCAACGTGCTGAAGATGCTGCAGGCGGCCAAGGACATGGTGTCGACGGCCAGCGTGGGCGGCTCGCTGGAGCACGCCACGCGAACCATCGAGGACTGGAGCAGCCGCAGCGAGCACCTCCAGACCACCTTCTCGCTCAGGACGCCGCAGCTCGTGGTGCAGAACAGCACCGGCACGCATCGGGGTCCCTCCTGCGGGCCCCCGCACCCCGAGAGGCTGCACAGAGTCTACGTGCCCAAAGGGCCGCCCCGGGGGCTGCCTCTGCCCATCCCCGTGGACTCCCGGGAGGAGAGATGGAGAGGGCCGAGCGAGCGCACCGCCCGCGTCCTTCACCCCGTGAAGCTTCAGGGCGGCGGTGCGGCGGACAGAGCCCTCCCGGGGCCCTTCCCACACCTCCCGGCGAAGGCGGCGCCGGACGGGGATTTCGAGGAGCACGCGCTGATGGGGAACCATATCGGCGCTCCGACGCCTCCCGGGAAGCTCCCTCCGCCGGACATCTACCGGGAGCACAGGCGGGCGGACCGGCCGCCCACCGCCCCGCTGCTCTGTGGCGACGGGGCGGGGACGGCGTCTCGTCCGCTCCCGGCGTCGGAGGCGAGAAGGGAGGCGGGGAACGCGTCCCTTCCCCTCGCCTGCGCCCGCGGCTCCTTCCCCAAAGCCGCCAGGACTTGCAGAGCCGCGGCAGAGCGGGAGCAGCCGAGCCGGCGGGCGAGCGCGGACCGAGCGTCGCGGGAGCGGGGAGAGAAGCGTCgcggtgcggggctgcggcggtgcggggcgcgCCCACCCGCTGCCCGCGGCGACGTCCCCGACCTCTTCCCCGAAGCCGAGGCCGCCCACGGCTGCGGTCCGCGCTGCCCCGAGGCCGCCGGGCGGctggccgggccgggccgggcgccgCGCTCCCCTCTGGCCCGGCTGCCGTCCTACCGAGAAGCGTGCCGGCAGAAGCCCCGCGGCACCGCGTGCGCGCCCTACGCCTGCGCGGACTCCTTCGCCCACCCGCCCCTCTGCCTGGGCCGTTCGTCCCGCGAGCACCCCGAGGTGCCGGGGGGCAGCCGGGGGCCGGGGCGCTGGGACGGAGCCCACAGAGActgggggcggcggggggagcCGGGCTGGCCGCGCGCGGTGGGCGCGGAGTGGTTGGCGGCCCGCGGGGTGACGAGTCCCTGTGCCGGCGGGTCCTGGCGGCGGGTCTCCAGCCTGGAGTCCGAGGTTTGA
- the GRIN2C gene encoding glutamate receptor ionotropic, NMDA 2C isoform X4 → MGRAPAHTLLLSLVLGCSAAFTDVLLPGPAEPVVNVAVVFGGTSYPLHIRSRLSPQSFLDMPLEIHPITVVVNNTNPSTLLTHICDVLASHKIHGIVFEDNVGTEAVAQILDFISSQTQVPIISISGGSAVVLSPKEPSSAFLQLGVSIEQQIQVIFKVLEEYDWSSFAVITSLYPGYNIFLELIRSFTDASYFGWELQDVLTFEMSQERSSSRTQRLLRQLDAQVLLVYCSRDEAEFLFEMAGQAGLVGPGYIWIVPSLTVGNMELPPTSFPVGLISVVTESWKLSLRQKVRDGVAIIAMGAASFFRAHGFLPDVGRDCRAPAAAANASFYRHLLNVTWEHRDFSFNEGGYLVRPTMVVISLNQHRLWEMVGKWEHGIIHMKYPVWPRYGSFLQPVVDNRHLTVATLEERPFVIVENTDPSTGVCVRNTVPCRKQTNASARTLTHFSRRGLSSDGLADPYTKLCCKGFCIDILKKLAKTVKFSYDLYLVTNGKHGKIVRGVWNGMIGEVYYKRADMAIGSLTINEERSEIVDFSVPFVETGISVMVARSNGTVSPSAFLEPYSPAVWVMMFVMCLTVVAVTVFVFEYFSPVGYNQNLTSGKRPGGPTFTIGKSVWLLWALVFNNSVPIENPKGTTSKIMVLIWAFFAVIFLASYTANLAAFMIQEQYIDTVSGLSDRKFQRPQEQYPPFRFGTVPNGSTERNIRSNYPDMHTHMVKYNQRSVEDALTSLKMGKLDAFIYDAAVLNYMAGKDEGCKLVTIGSGKVFATTGYGIALQKDSRWKRAIDLALLQFLGDGETQKLETVWLSGICQNEKNEVMSSKLDIDNMAGVFYMLLVAMGLSLLVFAWEHLVYWKLRHSVPKSHKFDFLLAISRGIYSCFSGVQTLGSPGRAPTPDVTASSAQANVLKMLQAAKDMVSTASVGGSLEHATRTIEDWSSRSEHLQTTFSLRTPQLVVQNSTGTHRGPSCGPPHPERLHRVYVPKGPPRGLPLPIPVDSREERWRGPSERTARVLHPVKLQGGGAADRALPGPFPHLPAKAAPDGDFEEHALMGNHIGAPTPPGKLPPPDIYREHRRADRPPTAPLLCGDGAGTASRPLPASEARREAGNASLPLACARGSFPKAARTCRAAAEREQPSRRASADRASRERGEKRRGAGLRRCGARPPAARGDVPDLFPEAEAAHGCGPRCPEAAGRLAGPGRAPRSPLARLPSYREACRQKPRGTACAPYACADSFAHPPLCLGRSSREHPEVPGGSRGPGRWDGAHRDWGRRGEPGWPRAVGAEWLAARGVTSPCAGGSWRRVSSLESEV, encoded by the exons ATGGGCAGAGCGCCGGCGCACACTCTGCTGCTGTCGTTGGTGCTGGGCTGCTCGGCTGCCTTCACCGATGTGCTGCTGCCCGGCCCTGCAGAGCCAGTGGTCAACGTGGCCGTGGTGTTTGGGGGCACGTCCTACCCGCTGCACATCCGCTCCCGCCTGAGTCCCCAGAGCTTCCTGGACATGCCCCTGGAGATCCACCCCATCACCGTTGTTGTCAACAACACCAACCCCAGCACCCTCCTCACCCACATCTGCGACGTGCTGGCCAGCCACAAGATCCACGGCATTGTCTTCGAGGACAACGTTGGCACGGAAGCAGTGGCCCAGATCCTTGACTTCATCTCCTCTCAGACCCAGGTCCCCATCATCAGCATCAGCGGGGGCTCTGCGGTGGTCCTCAGCCCCAAG GAGCCCAGCtcagccttcctgcagctgggcGTCTCCATTGAGCAGCAGATCCAGGTGATCTTCAAGGTGCTGGAGGAATACGACTGGAGCTCCTTTGCCGTCATCACCAGCCTCTACCCGGGCTACAACATCTTCCTGGAGCTCATTCGCTCCTTCACTGATGCCAGCTACTtcggctgggagctgcaggacgTGCTCACCTTCGAGATGAGCCAGGAGCGGAGCAGCTCCAGGACGCAGCGGCTCCTGCGGCAGCTTGATGCCCAGGTGCTCCTGGTCTACTGCTCACGGGACGAGGCTGAGTTCCTCTTTGAGATGGCTGGACAAGCCGGGCTGGTGGGGCCGGGCTACATCTGGATCGTGCCCAGCCTCACGGTGGGCAACATGGAGCTGCCGCCCACCTCCTTCCCCGTCGGCCTCATCAGCGTGGTGACAGAGAGCTGGAAGCTGAGTCTGCGGCAGAAGGTGCGGGACGGGGTGGCCATCATTGCCAtgggggcagccagcttctTCCGAGCCCACGGCTTCCTCCCGGATGTGGGACGGGACTGTCGGGCGCCCGCTGCTGCTGCCAACGCCAGCTTCTACCG GCACCTCCTCAACGTGACGTGGGAGCACAGGGACTTCTCCTTCAACGAGGGCGGTTACCTGGTCAGGCCCACCATGGTGGTGATCTCGCTCAACCAACACCGGCTCTGGGAGATG GTGGGGAAGTGGGAGCACGGCATCATCCACATGAAGTACCCGGTGTGGCCCCGCTACggctccttcctgcagcccgTGGTGGACAACCGGCACCTGACGGTGGCCACGCTGGAGGAGCGGCCCTTCGTCATCGTGGAGAACACCGACCCCAGCACCGGCGTCTGCGTGCGCAACACCGTGCCCTGCCGCAAACAGACCAATGCCTCGGCCAG AACCCTGACCCATTTTTCTCGGCGCGGTCTCAGCAGTGATGGCCTCGCAGACCCCTACACCAAGCTGTGCTGCAAAGGCTTCTGCATCGACATCCTGAAGAAGTTGGCCAAGACGGTGAAGTTCTCCTACGACCTCTACCTGGTGACCAATGGCAAGCACGGCAAGATCGTGCGCGGGGTGTGGAACGGCATGATTGGTGAG GTGTATTACAAGCGTGCAGACATGGCCATCGGATCCCTCACCATCAATGAGGAGCGCTCCGAGATCGTGGACTTCTCTGTGCCCTTCGTGGAGACTGGAATCAGTGTGATGGTGGCCAGGAGCAACGGCACTGTCTCACCCTCTGCCTTCCTGG AGCCCTACAGCCCAGCCGTGTGGGTGATGATGTTTGTGATGTGTCTGACCGTGGTGGCCGTCACTGTCTTTGTGTTCGAGTATTTCAGCCCTGTTGGTTACAACCAGAACCTCACCAGTGGCAAAA GGCCGGGCGGTCCCACCTTCACCATCGGCAAGTCGGTGTGGCTGCTGTGGGCTCTGGTCTTCAACAATTCCGTGCCCATCGAGAACCCCAAGGGCACCACCAGCAAGATCATGGTGCTCATCTGGGCCTTCTTCGCCGTCATCTTCCTCGCCAGCTACACCGCCAACCTGGCGGCCTTTATGATCCAGGAGCAGTACATCGACACCGTGTCAGGGCTGAGCGACAGGAAG TTCCAGAGGCCACAGGAGCAATACCCCCCGTTCCGCTTCGGCACCGTCCCCAACGGCAGCACCGAGAGGAACATCCGCAGCAACTACCCCGACATGCACACCCACATGGTGAAGTACAACCAGCGCTCTGTGGAGGATGCCCTCACCAGCCTCAAGATGGG GAAGCTGGATGCCTTCATCTACGATGCGGCGGTGCTCAACTACATGGCGGGCAAAGACGAGGGCTGCAAGCTGGTGACCATTGGCAGCGGGAAGGTGTTTGCCACCACGGGCTACGGCATCGCCCTGCAGAAGGACTCACGCTGGAAGCGGGCCATTGACCTGGCCCTGCTGCAATTCCTGGGAGATG GTGAGACCCAAAAGCTGGAGACGGTGTGGCTGTCGGGGATCTGTCAGAACGAGAAGAACGAAGTGATGAGCAGCAAGCTGGATATTGACAACATGGCTGGAGTCTTCTACATGCTGCTGGTGGCCATGGGGCTCAGCCTGCTGGTCTTCGCCTGGGAGCACCTCGTCTACTGGAAGCTGCGGCACAGCGTTCCCAAGTCCCACAAGTTCGACTTCCTCCTGGCCATCAGCAGG GGCATTTACAGCTGCTTCAGCGGGGTGCAGACCCTGGGCAGCCCCGGGCGGGCGCCCACGCCCGACGTGACGGCGAGCTCAGCCCAAGCCAACGTGCTGAAGATGCTGCAGGCGGCCAAGGACATGGTGTCGACGGCCAGCGTGGGCGGCTCGCTGGAGCACGCCACGCGAACCATCGAGGACTGGAGCAGCCGCAGCGAGCACCTCCAGACCACCTTCTCGCTCAGGACGCCGCAGCTCGTGGTGCAGAACAGCACCGGCACGCATCGGGGTCCCTCCTGCGGGCCCCCGCACCCCGAGAGGCTGCACAGAGTCTACGTGCCCAAAGGGCCGCCCCGGGGGCTGCCTCTGCCCATCCCCGTGGACTCCCGGGAGGAGAGATGGAGAGGGCCGAGCGAGCGCACCGCCCGCGTCCTTCACCCCGTGAAGCTTCAGGGCGGCGGTGCGGCGGACAGAGCCCTCCCGGGGCCCTTCCCACACCTCCCGGCGAAGGCGGCGCCGGACGGGGATTTCGAGGAGCACGCGCTGATGGGGAACCATATCGGCGCTCCGACGCCTCCCGGGAAGCTCCCTCCGCCGGACATCTACCGGGAGCACAGGCGGGCGGACCGGCCGCCCACCGCCCCGCTGCTCTGTGGCGACGGGGCGGGGACGGCGTCTCGTCCGCTCCCGGCGTCGGAGGCGAGAAGGGAGGCGGGGAACGCGTCCCTTCCCCTCGCCTGCGCCCGCGGCTCCTTCCCCAAAGCCGCCAGGACTTGCAGAGCCGCGGCAGAGCGGGAGCAGCCGAGCCGGCGGGCGAGCGCGGACCGAGCGTCGCGGGAGCGGGGAGAGAAGCGTCgcggtgcggggctgcggcggtgcggggcgcgCCCACCCGCTGCCCGCGGCGACGTCCCCGACCTCTTCCCCGAAGCCGAGGCCGCCCACGGCTGCGGTCCGCGCTGCCCCGAGGCCGCCGGGCGGctggccgggccgggccgggcgccgCGCTCCCCTCTGGCCCGGCTGCCGTCCTACCGAGAAGCGTGCCGGCAGAAGCCCCGCGGCACCGCGTGCGCGCCCTACGCCTGCGCGGACTCCTTCGCCCACCCGCCCCTCTGCCTGGGCCGTTCGTCCCGCGAGCACCCCGAGGTGCCGGGGGGCAGCCGGGGGCCGGGGCGCTGGGACGGAGCCCACAGAGActgggggcggcggggggagcCGGGCTGGCCGCGCGCGGTGGGCGCGGAGTGGTTGGCGGCCCGCGGGGTGACGAGTCCCTGTGCCGGCGGGTCCTGGCGGCGGGTCTCCAGCCTGGAGTCCGAGGTTTGA